One part of the Symphalangus syndactylus isolate Jambi chromosome 1, NHGRI_mSymSyn1-v2.1_pri, whole genome shotgun sequence genome encodes these proteins:
- the CCR1 gene encoding C-C chemokine receptor type 1: METLNTTEDYDTTTEFDYGDATPCQKANERAFGAQLLPPLYSLVFVIGLVGNILVVLVLVQYKRLKNMTSIYLLNLAISDLLFLFTLPFWIDYKLKDDWVFGDAMCKVLSGFYYTGLYSEIFFIILLTIDRYLAIVHAVFALRARTVTFGVITSIIIWALAILASTPGLYFSKTQWEFTHHTCSLHFPHESLREWKLFQALKLNLFGLVLPLLVMIICYTGIIKILLRRPNENKSKAVRLIFVIMIIFFLFWTPYNLTILISVFQDFLFTHQCEQSRHLDLAVQVTEVIAYTHCCVNPVIYAFVGERFRKYLRQLFHRRVAVHLVKWLPFLSVDRLERVSSMSPSTGEHELSAGF; this comes from the coding sequence ATGGAAACTCTAAACACCACAGAGGACTATGACACGACCACAGAGTTTGACTATGGGGATGCAACTCCGTGCCAGAAGGCGAACGAGAGGGCCTTTGGGGCCCAACTGCTTCCCCCTCTGTACTCCTTGGTATTTGTCATTGGCCTGGTTGGAAACATCCTGGTGGTCCTGGTCCTTGTGCAATACAAGAGGCTCAAAAACATGACCAGCATCTACCTCCTGAACCTGGCCATTTCTGACCTGCTCTTCCTGTTCACGCTGCCCTTCTGGATCGACTACAAGTTGAAGGATGACTGGGTTTTTGGTGATGCCATGTGTAAGGTCCTCTCTGGGTTTTATTACACAGGCTTGTACAGCGAGATCTTTTTCATCATCCTGCTGACGATTGACAGGTACCTGGCCATCGTTCACGCCGTGTTTGCCTTGCGGGCACGGACCGTCACTTTTGGTGTCATCACCAGCATCATCATTTGGGCCCTGGCCATCTTGGCTTCCACGCCAGGCTTATACTTTTCCAAGACCCAGTGGGAATTCACTCACCACACCTGCAGCCTTCACTTCCCTCACGAAAGCCTACGAGAGTGGAAGCTGTTTCAGGCCCTGAAACTGAACCTCTTTGGGTTGGTATTGCCTTTGTTGGTCATGATCATCTGCTACACAGGGATCATAAAGATTCTGCTAAGACGACCAAATGAGAATAAATCCAAAGCTGTCCGTTTGATTTTTGTCATCATGatcatcttctttctcttttggacCCCCTACAATTTGACTATACTTATTTCTGTTTTCCAAGACTTCCTCTTCACCCATCAGTGTGAGCAGAGCAGACATTTGGACCTGGCTGTGCAAGTGACGGAGGTGATCGCCTACACGCACTGCTGTGTCAACCCCGTGATCTACGCCTTCGTTGGTGAGAGGTTCCGGAAGTACCTGCGGCAGTTGTTCCACAGGCGTGTGGCCGTGCACCTGGTTAAATGGCTCCCCTTCCTCTCCGTGGACAGGCTGGAGAGGGTCAGCTCCATGTCTCCCTCCACAGGGGAGCATGAACTCTCTGCTGGGTTCTGA